From one Mytilus trossulus isolate FHL-02 chromosome 10, PNRI_Mtr1.1.1.hap1, whole genome shotgun sequence genomic stretch:
- the LOC134687792 gene encoding uncharacterized protein LOC134687792 → MLTAKVPHVTEEEENYLRMHLLMTKISSRAVRVLFDKEFSPVCLDATIKKETGKLMDLKSKHIINGAQWKLLFPRVGVPDSNTFDVTLMVALLRNLTKLPPPTGGYDYLPLTTDTTPVDDLARIKHYRNSLAQFGDGEIKSTVFVTAWENISGAVKRLGGLDMAKECQELRSKHLDQSTVPWNIRVQIIQILDQWQKNDEYFVETKAAKHVLKCIQENSCVTITASSGVGKTATLQHVVLKMADEGYDVVLVTNPHTIIEFYNPNQKTLFVIDNFCGTYSINRSDLYNWESVMMRIEELVHKSLIKIIVACRIQVYKDKKFEALHIFKTNVCNLLSEYLCLSQAEKTLIAEMYLETEAAEIIQYSHLYDCFPLLCKLYRVNTEPSITAFFKNPFSVYEAEIEQLKKNEFYGKYCALALCVMFNNELKEEVLKEEIDKETKRIIKNTCEACRLERSTSRLMLLDELDTLEHTFLKKKDGVYRTIHDKLFDFLSYYFGKMIIPCLIKNSESMFISERFSFKREEDLEQFIIVVPTDYHQMYIQRMVDDWSSGWVMPVFNNKNMDKPDFRKRFLNFVETLDLSYQKQLAQTDDIIIKHGALLFCCFICDFSLIQWFCFHGADVNKCRPNGVSPLSVSSQEGDTEAVKLLLEYKADVYKCRADEISPLFLACQQNHIEIVKMLLEHKADVNKCNKNEVSPLFMACRQNHTEIVKMLHEYKADVNKCDKNEASPLLMSCRMDHVKIVKMLLEYKADVNKCEKNEVSPLYLACHYNHTEIVKMLLEYKADVNKCDQNEVSPLLIACLEDNVKIVKMLLEYKADVNKCDKNEVSPLLMACHQNHIEIVKILLKYKSDINKCDKNEVSPLLLACRQNNVKIVKILLECKAEVNKCDKNEVSPLFLACQHHHIEIVKILLEYKADVNICDKNEVSPLFMACHEIHIEIVKMLLEYKADVNICDKNEVSPLFFACQQNHIEIVKMLLEYKADVNKCDKNEVSPLQMACQQNHVAVVKILLEYKADVNKCTKHKASPLLIACGLSYSEIDEIRHEYEADVDKCDENKLSSLLMACMQDHAEIVKMLLEHKADVNKCSEDEASPLFRACQENHIEIVEILLKYKADVNKCNENELSPLFLACQENHIEIVKMLLEYKADVNKCDKNEVSPLQMACQQKHVDVVQILSEYKADEA, encoded by the exons GTGTACCCGACTCTAACACTTTTGATGTCACATTAATGGTGGCATTACTCAGGAATTTGACAAAACTACCTCCGCCTACAGGTGGATATGACTACCTACCATTAACTACAGATACCACACCCGTGGATGACCTGGCAAGAATCAAACACTATAGAAATAGCCTAGCTCAATTTGGAGACGGAGAGATCAAATCTACAGTCTTTGTTACTGCATGGGAAAATATTAGTGGA gcTGTGAAGAGACTTGGTGGTCTGGATATGGCTAAGGAATGTCAAGAGCTAAGATCAAAACATTTAGACCAATCAACAGTACCTTGGAATATTAGAG tacaaATCATTCAAATACTGGATCAGTGGCAAAAGAATGATGAATACTTTGTCGAGACTAAAGCTGCAAAACATGTGCTAAAATGTATTCAAGAAAATAGTTGTGTCACCATAACTGCTAGTTCTGGTGTTGGCAAGACAGCAACCCTACaacatgtagttttaaaaatggCAGACGAAGGGTATGATGTAGTTCTTGTAACCAATCCACATACCATTATTGAGTTTTATAATCCAAATCAGAAAACATTGTTTGTAATTGATAACTTTTGTGGAACATATTCTATTAACAGGTCTGATCTATACAATTGGGAATCAGTTATGATGCGTATTGAAGAGCTAGTTCATAAATCACTCATAAAAATTATTGTTGCCTGTAGGATACAagtatacaaagataaaaaatttGAAGCGCTGCATATTTTCAAAACCAATGTATGTAACTTGTTATCAGAATATTTATGCTTGTCACAGGCTGAAAAGACGTTAATAGCAGAAATGTACCTCGAAACAGAGGCTGCTGAGATTATCCAATATAGTCATTTATATGACTGTTTTCCGCTTCTATGTAAACTTTATCGTGTTAACACTGAACCCAGTATTACAGCATTTTTCAAGAATCCATTTTCAGTGTATGAAGCAGAAATCGAACAGCTCAAGAAGAATGAATTTTACGGAAAATACTGTGCTTTGGCATTGTGTGTCATGTTCAATAACGAGTTAAAGGAGGAAGTGTTAAAAGAAGAGATagataaagaaacaaaaagaatCATAAAGAACACGTGTGAGGCTTGTAGGTTAGAAAGAAGTACATCAAGATTAATGTTATTGGATGAACTTGATACCCTCGAAcatacttttttgaaaaaaaaagatggcGTTTACAGAACAATACATGATAAACTATTCGActttttatcttattattttgGGAAAATGATAATTCCGTGTTTGATTAAGAATTCCGAAAGTATGTTTATCAGCGAACGATTTTCATTCAAAAGAGAAGAAGATTTGGAACAGTTTATCATTGTTGTACCAACAGATTACCATCAAATGTACATTCAAAGAATGGTTGATGACTGGTCTAGTGGTTGGGTTATGCCAGtgttcaacaacaaaaatatggaCAAACCAGATTTTAGAAAGAGATTTCTGAATTTTGTGGAAACACTTGATTTATCATACCAAAAACAGTTAGCCCAAACTGATGATATCATAATCAAACATGGTGCactattattttgttgttttatatgtgACTTTTCTTTGATTCAGTGGTTTTGTTTTCATGGTGCAGATGTTAACAAATGTAGACCTAATGGTGTAAGTCCTTTATCTGTTTCATCACAGGAAGGTGATACTGAAGCAGTGAAGCTGTTACTTGAATACAAGGCagatgtttataaatgtagaGCTGATGAAATATCTCCCTTGTTTTTGGCTTGTCAACAGAATCATATAGAAATAGTTAAGATGTTACTTGAACACAAGGCAGACGTTAACAAATGTAATAAGAATGAAGTTTCTCCTTTATTTATGGCTTGTCGACAGAATCATACAGAAATAGTTAAGATGTTACATGAATACAAGGCAGACGTTAATAAATGTGATAAGAATGAAGCATCTCCCTTGCTTATGTCTTGTCGAATGGATCATGTTAAAATAGTTAAGATGTTACTTGAATACAAGGCAGACGTTAACAAATGTGAAAAGAATGAAGTTTCTCCCTTATATTTGGCTTGTCATTATAATCATACAGAAATAGTTAAGATGTTACTTGAATACAAGGCAGACGTTAATAAATGTGATCAGAATGAAGTATCTCCCTTGCTTATTGCTTGTCTGGAGGATAATGTTAAAATAGTTAAGATGTTACTTGAATACAAGGCAGACGTTAACAAATGTGATAAGAATGAAGTATCTCCCTTACTTATGGCATGTCATCAAAATCATATAGAAATAGTTAAGATTTTACTAAAATACAAGTCAGACATTAATAAATGTGATAAGAATGAAGTATCTCCCTTGCTTCTGGCTTGTCGACAGAATAATGTTAAAATAGTGAAGATATTACTTGAATGCAAGGCAGAGGTTAACAAATGTGATAAGAATGAAGTTTCGCCCTTATTTTTGGCTTGTCAACATCATCATATAGAAATAGTTAAGATTTTACTTGAATACAAGGCAGACGTTAATATATGTGATAAGAATGAAGTATCTCCCTTGTTTATGGCTTGTCATGAAATTCATATTGAAATAGTTAAGATGTTACTTGAATACAAGGCAGATGTTAATATATGTGATAAGAATGAAGTATCTCCCTTGTTTTTTGCTTGTCAGCAAAATCATATTGAAATAGTTAAGATGTTACTTGAATACAAAGCAGACGTTAATAAATGTGATAAAAATGAAGTATCTCCCTTACAAATGGCTTGTCAGCAGAATCATGTTGCTGTAGTTAAGATATTACTTGAATACAAGGCGGACGttaataaatgtacaaaacataAAGCATCTCCCCTGTTAATAGCTTGTGGATTGAGTTATAGTGAAATAGATGAGATAAGACATGAATACGAGGCAGATGTTGATAAATGTGATGAGAATAAATTATCTTCCCTTTTAATGGCTTGTATGCAGGATCATGCTGAAATAGTTAAGATGTTACTTGAACACAAGGCAGACGTTAACAAATGTAGTGAGGATGAAGCATCTCCCTTATTTAGGGCTTGTCAGGAGAATCATATTGAAATAGTTGAGATATTACTTAAATACAAAGCAGACGTTAATAAATGTAATGAGAATGAACTATCTCCCTTGTTTTTGGCTTGTCAGGAAAATCATATTGAAATAGTTAAGATGTTACTTGAATACAAAGCAGACGTTAATAAATGTGATAAAAATGAAGTATCTCCCTTGCAAATGGCTTGTCAGCAGAAGCATGTTGATGTAGTTCAGATATTAAGTGAATACAAAGCAGATGAAGCATAG